A genomic region of Macaca mulatta isolate MMU2019108-1 chromosome 5, T2T-MMU8v2.0, whole genome shotgun sequence contains the following coding sequences:
- the NOA1 gene encoding nitric oxide-associated protein 1 (The RefSeq protein has 2 substitutions compared to this genomic sequence): protein MQERFLFPEYIPEPELEPTREEQLQELQQQQEEEERQRQQRREERRQQNLRTRPREHPVVGHPDAAVPPSGVNCSGCGAELHCQDPGVPGYLPCDKFLRMAEADGGLARTVCQRCWLLVHHRRALRLQVSREQYLELVSAALRRPGPSLVLYMVDLLDLPDALLPDLPALVGPKQLIVLGNKVDLLPQDAPGYRQRLRERLWDDCARAGLLLAPGHQGPQIPVKNEPQDGENSNPPNWSRTVVRDVRLISAKTGYGVEELISALQRSWRYRGDVYLVGATNAGKSTLFNTLLESDYCTAKGSEAIDRATISPWPGTTLNLLKFPICNPTPYRRFKRHQRLKKDSTQAEEDLSEQEQNQLNVLKKHGYVVGRVGRTFLYSEERKDTVPFEFDADSLAFDMENEPVMGTHKSTKQVELTAQDVKDAHWFYDTPGITKENCILNLLTEKEVNIVLPTQSIVPRTFVLKPGMVLFLGAIGRIDFLQGNQSAWFTVVASNTLPVHITSLDRADTLYQKHAGHTLLQVPMGGKERMAGFPPLVAEDIMLKGGRGGSEAVADIKFSSAGWVSVTPNVKDRLHLRGYTPEGTVLTVRPPLLPYIVNIKGERIKKSVAYKTKKPVSLVFNVRKKKGQIDV, encoded by the exons ATGCAGGAGCGTTTTCTGTTCCCGGAGTACATCCCGGAGCCGGAGCTGGAGCCCACCCGCGAAGAGCAGCTGCAGGAGCTCCAGCaacagcaggaggaggaggagcgacAGAGGCAGCAGCGGCGGGAGGAGCGGCGACAGCAAAACCTACGGACCAGGCCCCGGGAGCACCCGGTCGTGGGGCACCCGGACGCGGCAGTGCCGCCCAGCGGCGTGAACTGCTCGGGCTGCGGGGCAGAGCTGCACTGCCAGGATTCCGGCGTGCCCGGCTACCTGCCCTGCGACAAGTTCCTCCGCATGGCGGAGGCAGACGGCGGGCTGGCGCGGACCGTGTGCCAGCGATGCTGGCTGCTGGTGCACCACCGGCGCGCTCTACGCCTGCAGGTGAGCCGCGAGCAGTACCTGGAGCTGGTGAGCTCCGCGTTGCGGCGGCCCGGGCCTTCCCTGGTTCTCTACATGGTGGACCTGCTCGACCTGCCCGACGCCCTGCTGCCCGACTTGCCCGCGCTGGTGGGCCCCAAGCAGCTGATCGTGCTGGGAAACAAAGTGGACCTCCTGCCCCAGGATGCTCCTGGCTACCGGCAGAGGCTGCGGGAGCGACTGTGGGACGACTGTGCCCGGGCCGGGCTCCTGCTGGCCCCTGGCCACCAAGGGCCACAGATCCCCGTCAAGAACGAGCCACAGGACGGGGAGAATTCGAATCCGCCGAACTGGTCCCGCACGGTGGTCAGAGACGTGCGACTGATCAGCGCCAAGACCGGCTATGGAGTGGAAGAGTTGATCTCTGCCCTTCAGCGCTCCTGGCGCTACCGTGGGGACGTCTACTTAGTGGGCGCCACCAACGCCGGCAAATCCACTCTCTTTAACACGCTCCTGGAGTCCGATTACTGCACCGCCAAGGGCTCCGAGGCCATCGACAGAGCCACCATCTCCCCTTGGCCAG GTACTACATTAAACCTTCTAAAGTTTCCCATTTGCAACCCAACTCCTTACAGAAGGTTTAAAAGACATCAAAGACTTAAAAAAGATTCAACTCAAGCTGAAGAAGATCTTAGTGAGCAAGAACAAAATCAGCTTAATGTCCTGAAAAAGCATGGTTATGTCGTAG GAAGGGTTGGAAGGACATTCTTGTATTCAGAAGAACGGAAGGATACAGTTCCCTTTGAGTTTGATGCTGATTCACTTGCCTTTGACATGGAAAATGAACCTGTTATGGGTACGCACAAATCCACCAAACAAGTAGAATTGACTGCACAAGATGTGAAAGATGCCCACTGGTTTTATGACACCCCTGgaattacaaaagaaaactgT ATTTTAAATCTTCTAacagaaaaagaagtaaatattgTTTTGCCAACACAGTCCATTGTTCCAAGAACTTTTGTGCTTAAACCAGGAATGGTTCTGTTTTTGGGTGCTATAGGCCGCATAGATTTCCTGCAG GGAAATCAGTCAGCTTGGTTTACAGTCGTGGCTTCCAACACCCTCCCTGTGCATATCACCTCCTTGGACAGGGCAGACACTCTGTATCAGAAGCATGCAGGTCATACGTTACTCCAG GTTCCAATGGGTGGAAAAGAACGAATGGCAGGATTTCCTCCTCTTGTTGCTGAAGATATTATGTTAAAAGGAGGACGGGGGGGATCTGAAGCAGTGGCAGACATCAAGTTTTCCTCTGCAG GTTGGGTTTCAGTAACACCTAATGTTAAGGACAGACTGCATCTCCGAGGCTATACACCTGAAGGAACAGTTTTGACCGTCCGGCCCCCTCTCTTGCCATATATTGTTAACATCAAAGGAGAGCGCATCAAGAAAAGTGTGGCCTATAAAACCAAGAAGCCTGTTTCCCTTGTATTCAACGTGCGGAAGAAGAAAGGACAGATAGATGTATGA